A single region of the Salvia splendens isolate huo1 chromosome 18, SspV2, whole genome shotgun sequence genome encodes:
- the LOC121777285 gene encoding aspartic proteinase PCS1-like — MASSSHSHTLLLLLLLSLFHLSLQKKPLSLSFPLTSSPISKSLQSSAQLQTSSESPPFPYTYKSTFRYSMALIISLPIGTPAQSQQMVVDTGSQLSWIQCRRRKAPPSFDPSLSSSFSLLPCTHPICKPRIPDFTLPTTCDQNRLCHYSYFYADGTLAEGNLVREKIALSPSRSTPPLILGCAAASAPDAEGILGINRGRLSFVSQAKIPSFSYCIPRSSRNISNPTGMFYLGHNPNSRTFRYINLLTFPEGQRMPNLDPLAYTVPMSGIRFGRRRLNVSASAFRPDSGGSGQTMIDSGTQYTFLVEAAYQVVKQHVAAAVGPRLKRDYVYQGALDMCFDGNAIEIGRLIGEMAFQFDGAVEISIGRDRILDHVGGGVHCVAIGRSEALGVASNIIGNFHQRNLWVEFDLVRRRVGFGVAECSKAV; from the coding sequence ATGGCTTCCTCCTCACACAGTCAcaccctcctcctcctcctcctgctTTCCCTCTTCCACCTCTCTCTCCAAAAAAagcccctctccctctccttccCCCTCACCTCCTCCCCCATCTCCAAATCCCTTCAATCATCCGCCCAATTGCAAACCTCCTCAGAATCGCCGCCGTTCCCCTACACCTACAAATCCACTTTCCGTTACTCCATGGCCCTGATCATCTCCCTCCCAATCGGCACCCCGGCGCAGTCCCAGCAGATGGTGGTCGACACCGGCAGCCAGCTCTCCTGGATCCAATGCCGCCGCCGCAAAGCTCCTCCCTCTTTTGAtccttctctttcttcctcCTTCTCCCTCCTCCCCTGCACCCACCCAATCTGCAAGCCGAGAATCCCGGACTTCACCCTCCCGACCACGTGCGACCAGAACCGCCTCTGCCACTACTCCTACTTCTACGCCGACGGCACCCTCGCCGAGGGCAATCTCGTCCGCGAAAAAATCGCCCTTTCCCCCTCCCGCTCCACCCCTCCCCTCATCCTCGGCtgcgccgccgcctccgcccccGACGCTGAGGGTATCCTCGGCATCAACCGGGGCCGCCTCTCCTTCGTCTCCCAAGCCAAAATCCCCTCCTTCTCCTACTGCATCCCTCGATCCTCCCGCAACATTTCAAACCCCACCGGAATGTTCTACCTCGGTCACAACCCCAATTCTAGAACCTTCCGCTACATCAATCTGTTGACTTTCCCTGAGGGTCAACGCATGCCGAATCTCGACCCGCTCGCCTACACCGTCCCGATGTCCGGGATCCGCTTCGGGAGGCGGAGGCTCAACGTCTCCGCCTCCGCCTTCCGCCCCGACTCGGGCGGGTCGGGGCAGACGATGATCGACTCGGGCACGCAGTACACTTTCCTAGTGGAAGCGGCCTACCAGGTGGTCAAACAACACGTGGCGGCAGCGGTGGGGCCCAGGCTGAAGAGGGACTACGTGTACCAAGGAGCGCTGGACATGTGCTTCGACGGGAACGCGATCGAGATCGGACGGCTGATTGGCGAGATGGCGTTTCAGTTTGACGGAGCAGTGGAGATCAGCATCGGAAGGGATCGGATCCTGGATCACGTCGGGGGTGGGGTCCACTGCGTTGCGATAGGGCGGTCGGAGGCGCTGGGGGTTGCGAGTAATATTATTGGCAACTTTCATCAGCGGAATTTGTGGGTCGAATTTGATTTGGTCCGTCGACGGGTCGGGTTTGGAGTTGCGGAGTGTAGTAAAgctgtataa